Below is a window of Agathobacter rectalis ATCC 33656 DNA.
AGCTCCTTAAAAGGTGTCTTTTGTTCCATGATTTTATCTCCCTCTGATATGATGTGCTGCAATTTAAAAATATTATAAGGTAATTTATAGAAATTTACCAATAAACATTCTATTAACTGCCTTTTTCTTTTTAGATTATTATGCTATAATGAGCCAAAACACAGATAATACAAAAGGAGAATAATATGAAAGCGAGCCACAGAAAAGATGTTATAATCGCCAGACTGATTTTTGCAGCAATATGTCTTTTTCTTATTGCCCTGATTGCTACAATAGTGATTACCATTACCTCAAAGGGCGGCAAAAAAAAGGAACAGGACAAGGTACAACAGAATGCAGTTAGCGAAAGTGAAACTGACAGTGCCGGCGATAGTGGTACAGAGATAGGCGCCATATATCTGCCACAGCAGACTACAGAGGGGACCGAAAAAACTTATGTCACCACTACAAGCAGTGTAAACATGAGAGAGAAGCCTGATAAAAACGCAAATATAATTACTGTTATAGGACAGGATGTGAAGCTTGAGTTTGTATCAGAGGACAATGGCTGGACACAGGTTATCTTCCAGGGACAGACAGGCTATGTCAGCTCTGACTACGTCAAGTCAGATATGGCTGACAGCACTACAGACAGCGGCACATCAGGTGCGGCAGATAGCGGGGCTGCCAGTCAGGGTACAGCAGATGGCAGTACAACAGGAGCTGCAGATAGTGCTGCACAGTCACAGTAATAGATACATGGTGAGGTAATGTATATGACAGGAATTATATGGGCATGTGCTGCAACCTTTATTGCAGCATGTGTGCCTATTTTGGCCAAGGTTGGAACTAAAAAGACAGACCCGGCGCTGGCGGGAAGCATTGCCGGGATTGTTTTATGTGCGTCTATATTTTTTTACAGGAAAGATAATATAATGGGAAGCAGCCTGACTGCACTCGGCCAAAGGAGCGTTATATTTATACTTCTGGCAGGGCTTGCAACAGGGCTTTTTGGCATCTGTTTTTTTAAATCCATACATGAGGGCTACACATTTCAGGTTACAGCTATAGTTAAATGCAGCTATATAATCACGCTTGCAGCGGGATTTTTTCTGTTTCATAACACCCCTGACACTTTTGATTATATAGCGATTGCACTCATGATTG
It encodes the following:
- a CDS encoding SH3 domain-containing protein, which gives rise to MKASHRKDVIIARLIFAAICLFLIALIATIVITITSKGGKKKEQDKVQQNAVSESETDSAGDSGTEIGAIYLPQQTTEGTEKTYVTTTSSVNMREKPDKNANIITVIGQDVKLEFVSEDNGWTQVIFQGQTGYVSSDYVKSDMADSTTDSGTSGAADSGAASQGTADGSTTGAADSAAQSQ